A genomic window from Rhodococcus sp. KBS0724 includes:
- a CDS encoding response regulator transcription factor, producing the protein MTVPPTPPYRVFLVDDHGVFRSGVRAELSREDDMEIVGEAGGVAEAIAGINSMKPHVVLLDVHMPDGGGVAVLRGIDSGPVCLALSVSDAAEDVIAVIRAGARGYVTKTISGSELADGVRRVAGGDAVFGPRLAGFVLDSFTGRSAAPEPQLDPELDSLTPRELEVLRLLARGYTYREIAEELVISVKTVETHASNVLRKTQQSNRNALTRWAHRRQID; encoded by the coding sequence GTGACAGTTCCGCCCACACCCCCGTATCGCGTTTTTCTGGTCGACGATCACGGGGTGTTCCGCTCCGGGGTTCGGGCCGAATTGTCTCGCGAGGACGACATGGAGATTGTCGGCGAAGCCGGCGGTGTGGCCGAGGCGATCGCCGGGATCAATTCGATGAAACCGCACGTGGTCCTGCTCGACGTACACATGCCGGACGGTGGCGGAGTCGCCGTGCTGCGCGGGATAGATTCCGGTCCGGTGTGCCTGGCGCTCAGCGTCTCCGATGCGGCTGAGGACGTCATCGCGGTGATCCGGGCGGGTGCTCGGGGCTACGTCACCAAAACGATTTCCGGGTCGGAACTGGCAGACGGTGTTCGCCGGGTCGCAGGCGGCGACGCCGTCTTCGGACCCCGGTTGGCGGGGTTTGTGCTCGATTCCTTCACCGGTCGATCTGCCGCACCGGAACCTCAACTCGATCCGGAACTCGATTCACTGACTCCCCGTGAACTCGAGGTCCTGCGGTTGCTCGCGCGGGGGTACACCTATCGCGAGATTGCGGAAGAACTGGTGATCTCCGTGAAGACCGTCGAGACGCATGCGTCCAACGTCCTGCGAAAGACTCAGCAGTCCAATCGCAATGCCCTGACGCGTTGGGCTCATCGCCGCCAGATCGACTGA
- a CDS encoding ATP-binding protein, producing the protein MCSSRVRASIDYVQSVSDPALVSAPLPIRKLERRAGGRIVGGVAGGIADHLGIDALKVRVAFAILAAMAGAGIVAYGILWVFVSAGTDTDKPSAAERQRAYGLAALGLGGAAALSWLFSGTAGSVLAPFFVVAVGAALVWREFDSDGPRTVIGLPARPTVLTWTRVVGGASMIVLGLAVVVLAQVDIDALRSSLLAVVVTLIGAGLLTVPLWLRMWRALGAERAARIRNDEREEIASHLHDSVLQTLALIQKQSDNPAEVARLARGQERELRKWLFSGGEIDHTSLTEGLKIIAGEVEDQHGVTVRPVTVGDVQLDGEDGLPKEAFTALLGATREALVNAAKHSGEKEINLFAEVEGDQVSIFVRDRGVGFDVDAVPEDRQGLAKSIRGRIERRGGRVVVRSTIGKGTEIRVHMPLGGKTSTDSDLQWDEPADHVDNPEEAPQ; encoded by the coding sequence ATGTGTTCGAGCAGGGTTCGTGCCAGTATCGACTATGTGCAATCTGTGTCTGATCCCGCGCTCGTGAGTGCGCCGCTGCCGATACGAAAGTTGGAGCGGCGCGCCGGCGGTCGAATTGTGGGTGGTGTTGCTGGCGGTATCGCGGATCACCTTGGCATCGACGCGCTGAAGGTTCGCGTTGCGTTTGCGATTTTGGCTGCGATGGCCGGTGCGGGCATCGTGGCGTACGGAATTCTCTGGGTTTTCGTTTCGGCGGGTACCGACACCGACAAGCCGAGCGCGGCGGAGCGTCAGCGCGCTTACGGTCTGGCCGCTCTCGGTCTGGGCGGCGCGGCGGCATTGTCGTGGTTGTTCAGTGGCACGGCGGGTTCGGTACTGGCGCCGTTCTTTGTTGTTGCCGTCGGTGCGGCGCTGGTGTGGCGGGAGTTCGATTCCGACGGCCCGCGCACCGTCATCGGGTTGCCGGCGCGGCCGACCGTCCTGACGTGGACGCGTGTGGTCGGCGGCGCCTCGATGATCGTGCTGGGTCTGGCCGTGGTGGTGTTGGCGCAGGTCGACATCGACGCGTTGCGGTCGTCGTTGTTGGCCGTCGTCGTGACGTTGATCGGTGCCGGCTTGCTGACGGTTCCGTTGTGGTTGCGGATGTGGCGGGCGCTCGGTGCCGAGCGAGCCGCTCGAATTCGCAACGACGAGCGTGAAGAGATCGCGTCGCACCTGCATGATTCTGTGTTGCAGACGCTGGCGTTGATCCAGAAGCAGTCCGACAATCCGGCGGAGGTGGCGAGGCTTGCCCGTGGGCAGGAGCGCGAGCTACGGAAGTGGCTGTTCAGTGGCGGCGAGATCGACCACACGAGCTTGACCGAGGGACTCAAGATCATCGCGGGTGAGGTCGAGGATCAGCACGGCGTGACGGTTCGGCCGGTGACGGTGGGCGACGTGCAGCTCGATGGTGAGGACGGTCTGCCGAAGGAAGCGTTCACGGCTCTTCTCGGTGCGACGCGGGAGGCTCTGGTCAACGCCGCGAAGCATTCCGGAGAGAAGGAGATCAACCTGTTTGCCGAGGTGGAGGGTGATCAGGTGAGTATCTTCGTTCGAGATCGCGGCGTGGGATTCGACGTCGACGCGGTGCCAGAGGACCGTCAGGGTCTGGCAAAGTCGATTCGCGGCCGGATCGAGCGTCGTGGTGGCCGCGTCGTGGTTCGCTCCACCATCGGCAAGGGGACGGAGATTCGGGTGCACATGCCGCTCGGGGGTAAGACGAGCACCGACTCTGACTTACAGTGGGACGAGCCTGCAGATCATGTCGACAACCCGGAGGAAGCGCCCCAGTGA
- a CDS encoding PspC domain-containing protein, protein MSNPTFQEQINDLWRTRPVRLPDQGHVAGVCAGIGYRYGVDPILVRVAFVISTIFGGSGILLYVLAWLTFPRADIGHTAAVPGRRHRSDKHTKTIVLVVALAIAATTIGPLGAGQGGSGLIGVMLMLGGLWLLYQRQPVPPALPPSFTQHIGAGTVYPGTGFTPGPFTPGYFTPGNFDPGNFAPNQPSTYTPYTKLPDSYVPTEPSTTTAASESAPAVDLSKNEPTITPPAWDPLGVAPFAWDLPDPVTKNPPLLPLPPRRRRSRWTLTVLGLAIIAASAVGAAGAATGNDWFTPGRVGAVGLAVIALGMIFGAFFRKGYGLLIVTGPLVGFVILASLVYPLEFDASGEQKWTPTSVSEIESSYSGGFGSFTLDLSKVAFTEDKTIDVSAAFGEFKVYVPDNVKVQNDCTVVMGDGSRCLDGGVHAGAQAGPDAPTLTINAKATFGALEVHQ, encoded by the coding sequence ATGAGTAATCCGACCTTCCAGGAACAGATCAACGATCTGTGGCGGACCCGCCCCGTGCGTCTACCGGACCAGGGTCACGTTGCCGGCGTATGCGCAGGAATCGGATACCGATACGGTGTCGACCCGATCCTCGTGCGCGTCGCCTTTGTCATCTCGACCATCTTCGGCGGCTCCGGAATATTGCTGTACGTCCTGGCCTGGCTGACTTTCCCACGCGCCGACATCGGCCACACCGCAGCAGTGCCCGGGCGCCGCCATCGATCGGACAAGCACACAAAAACCATCGTCCTGGTGGTCGCTCTTGCCATCGCCGCGACCACTATCGGTCCTCTCGGCGCCGGCCAAGGCGGTTCGGGGCTGATCGGCGTCATGCTGATGCTCGGTGGCCTGTGGCTGCTCTACCAACGCCAACCCGTCCCACCGGCGCTGCCACCGTCATTCACGCAGCACATCGGCGCCGGAACGGTCTATCCCGGAACAGGATTCACCCCCGGACCATTCACCCCCGGATACTTCACCCCCGGCAATTTCGACCCTGGTAATTTCGCCCCGAACCAGCCGTCGACGTACACGCCGTACACCAAGCTTCCCGACAGCTACGTTCCCACCGAACCGAGCACGACAACTGCGGCATCGGAATCTGCACCAGCAGTTGATCTCTCGAAGAACGAGCCCACGATCACTCCCCCGGCCTGGGATCCGCTGGGCGTCGCCCCCTTCGCCTGGGATCTCCCCGACCCCGTCACCAAAAACCCGCCCCTGCTCCCGCTTCCACCTCGGCGCCGACGCTCCCGCTGGACCCTGACCGTCCTGGGCCTGGCGATCATCGCCGCCTCCGCAGTAGGAGCCGCAGGCGCCGCAACCGGCAACGACTGGTTCACCCCAGGCCGCGTCGGCGCAGTCGGACTTGCCGTGATCGCCCTCGGGATGATCTTCGGGGCATTCTTCCGCAAGGGATACGGACTGCTGATCGTCACCGGACCACTCGTCGGATTCGTGATCCTCGCGTCGCTGGTGTATCCCCTCGAATTCGACGCGTCGGGTGAACAGAAGTGGACACCGACAAGTGTGTCCGAGATCGAGTCGTCGTACTCCGGCGGCTTCGGCAGCTTCACCCTGGATCTGAGCAAGGTCGCGTTCACCGAGGACAAAACCATCGACGTCTCAGCAGCATTCGGCGAATTCAAGGTCTACGTGCCGGACAACGTCAAGGTACAGAACGACTGCACAGTCGTGATGGGTGACGGATCCCGTTGCCTCGACGGTGGTGTCCACGCGGGCGCCCAGGCCGGACCCGATGCCCCCACCCTGACGATCAATGCCAAAGCCACATTCGGCGCCTTGGAGGTACACCAGTGA
- the guaA gene encoding glutamine-hydrolyzing GMP synthase encodes MADIEQQRPVLVVDFGAQYAQLIARRVREAKVYSEVIPHTMTVEEIVAKKPLAVVLSGGPSSVYADGAPKLDPALFDHDIPVFGICYGFQAMAGALGGTVAETGTREYGRTDISVSGGLLHDGLPTTQPVWMSHGDAVTEAPSGFEVTATSDGAPVAAFEDRARKLAGVQYHPEVLHSPHGQQVLSRFLHEIAGIPAAWTASNIADALIEQVREQVGDGHAICGLSGGVDSAVAAALVQRAIGDRLTCVFVDHGLMRAGERTQVEKDFVAATGARLITVDAADTFIGELAGVTDPETKRKIIGREFIRSFEGAVSDVLGENASQGATVDFLVQGTLYPDVVESGGGTGTANIKSHHNVGGLPEDLQFKLVEPLRLLFKDEVRAVGRELGLPEEIVGRQPFPGPGLGIRIIGEVTRDRLEILRQADSIAREELTSAGLDGTIWQCPVVLLADVRSVGVQGDGRTYGHPIVLRPVSSEDAMTADWTRLPYETLERISTRITNEVPDVNRVVLDVTSKPPGTIEWE; translated from the coding sequence GTGGCAGATATCGAGCAACAGAGACCAGTTCTTGTCGTCGACTTCGGTGCGCAGTACGCGCAGCTGATCGCGCGTCGAGTCCGTGAGGCCAAGGTCTACTCGGAGGTGATTCCGCACACCATGACCGTCGAGGAGATTGTGGCCAAGAAGCCCTTGGCTGTTGTGCTCTCCGGCGGGCCGTCCAGCGTGTACGCCGACGGCGCTCCGAAGCTCGATCCGGCCCTGTTCGACCATGACATTCCGGTGTTCGGCATTTGCTACGGATTCCAGGCCATGGCCGGAGCCCTCGGCGGAACCGTTGCCGAGACCGGAACCCGTGAGTACGGGCGCACCGACATCTCGGTGTCCGGTGGTCTGCTCCACGACGGACTTCCCACGACGCAGCCGGTGTGGATGAGCCACGGCGACGCCGTCACCGAAGCGCCTTCGGGCTTCGAGGTCACCGCGACCAGCGATGGCGCTCCCGTCGCGGCGTTCGAGGATCGCGCTCGCAAGCTGGCCGGCGTCCAGTACCACCCTGAGGTTCTGCATTCCCCGCACGGGCAACAGGTCCTGAGCCGCTTCCTGCATGAGATCGCCGGTATCCCGGCGGCGTGGACGGCGTCCAATATCGCCGACGCGCTCATCGAGCAGGTCCGCGAGCAGGTCGGCGACGGCCATGCGATCTGTGGTCTGTCCGGTGGCGTCGACTCCGCTGTTGCCGCTGCGTTGGTTCAGCGCGCTATCGGCGACCGGTTGACCTGTGTGTTCGTCGATCACGGCTTGATGCGTGCCGGTGAGCGTACCCAGGTCGAGAAGGACTTTGTTGCCGCGACGGGCGCTCGCCTGATTACGGTTGATGCCGCCGACACCTTCATCGGTGAACTGGCCGGTGTCACCGACCCCGAAACCAAGCGCAAGATCATCGGCCGCGAATTCATTCGCAGCTTCGAAGGCGCTGTCAGCGATGTCCTGGGCGAGAACGCTTCTCAGGGCGCAACTGTCGACTTCCTCGTTCAGGGCACCCTGTACCCGGATGTCGTGGAGTCCGGTGGTGGCACCGGGACTGCAAACATCAAGAGCCACCACAACGTCGGTGGCCTGCCGGAAGATCTGCAGTTCAAGTTGGTGGAACCGCTGCGCCTGCTGTTCAAGGACGAGGTCCGGGCAGTCGGTCGCGAACTCGGCTTGCCGGAAGAGATCGTCGGACGCCAACCGTTCCCCGGACCGGGTCTGGGTATTCGCATCATCGGTGAGGTCACCCGTGATCGCCTTGAAATCCTCCGCCAGGCGGATTCCATTGCGCGTGAAGAACTTACGTCCGCGGGCCTCGACGGGACGATCTGGCAGTGCCCGGTTGTCCTCCTTGCCGACGTGCGCAGCGTGGGTGTGCAGGGCGACGGCCGTACCTACGGCCATCCGATCGTCTTGCGTCCGGTGTCGAGTGAAGACGCCATGACCGCAGACTGGACGCGTTTGCCGTACGAGACCCTCGAGCGCATCTCCACCCGCATCACCAACGAGGTTCCGGATGTCAATCGCGTTGTTCTCGACGTGACGAGCAAGCCGCCGGGAACGATCGAGTGGGAGTGA
- a CDS encoding Ig-like domain-containing protein, translating into MRRFIRRLAIPVAAVTAAAGLLVLGTPAAADEAPPTSFTGTADNLDYTRSVVGNAVVHPGDTVTYRTEISRRSGVERYVTKIREYPPAGFTLVPGSAVVTYTGSTTKATITPESDGGVSAKCSSGCSFLGSGFVIKSGQSVTLEAKYTVPANATFGTHDSGLIFEVYTFSTSQGLNPMNVNVQVVDPSVATGTTLVAPATAKVGTPVDLTATVAPSNATGTVQFKDSGNDIGSPVTVSNGSATLSHTFNSVGAHDITAAYTAGPGFHSSTSGVQTVDVSADTTTTISAPNAALVGDSITVSAVVTPATAVGTVQFKDGDTNLGAPVAVVDGTASLTRSYDASGTHSFTAVFTGEAGYGDSVSTATQLDVSDPDWGTTTTVVEPLTAVVGEPTNLSATVSPIPSSGTVTFKVDGIDVGTAPVGTGDGVAILPHTFTSAGAAAVTAEFSGGTGFIESTSTSFTVNVTAPEPARADTTTTLTVSGSALVGQAVQLKATVAPGTANGMIQFKSGTTPIGAPVPVVNGVATLTHTFDDEGTFGITAGFVGDTGWKNSVSGPTVLQVGTAPTDGGGTGSVDTGSLSGLIPLFGS; encoded by the coding sequence GTGCGTCGATTCATACGACGACTCGCCATACCCGTCGCGGCTGTGACGGCTGCCGCCGGACTTCTAGTCCTCGGCACCCCGGCCGCTGCTGACGAAGCCCCGCCGACCAGCTTCACCGGCACGGCCGACAACCTCGACTACACGAGGAGCGTCGTCGGAAACGCCGTGGTTCATCCCGGCGACACCGTGACATACAGAACCGAGATCAGTCGCCGTAGCGGCGTCGAGCGATATGTCACGAAGATCAGGGAGTACCCGCCGGCAGGCTTCACGCTGGTTCCCGGCAGCGCCGTCGTGACCTACACCGGGTCCACCACCAAAGCCACCATCACGCCCGAAAGCGACGGCGGTGTCTCCGCCAAGTGCAGCAGCGGGTGCTCGTTCCTCGGGAGCGGTTTCGTGATCAAGAGCGGTCAATCGGTGACTCTGGAAGCCAAGTACACAGTTCCCGCGAACGCGACGTTCGGCACCCACGACAGCGGTCTGATCTTCGAGGTCTACACCTTCAGCACCTCTCAGGGACTGAACCCTATGAACGTCAACGTCCAGGTCGTCGACCCGTCCGTCGCCACCGGAACGACGCTTGTCGCACCCGCAACGGCGAAGGTCGGCACACCGGTCGACCTGACCGCGACAGTTGCGCCGTCCAACGCGACGGGGACCGTCCAGTTCAAGGACAGCGGAAACGACATCGGCTCGCCGGTCACGGTGTCGAACGGCAGCGCCACCCTCTCGCATACCTTCAACAGCGTCGGCGCGCATGACATCACCGCCGCCTACACGGCCGGGCCCGGATTCCACAGTTCGACCTCCGGAGTCCAGACCGTCGACGTCTCCGCAGACACCACCACCACGATCTCCGCTCCGAACGCCGCACTGGTCGGCGACAGCATCACCGTGAGCGCCGTCGTCACCCCGGCTACCGCCGTGGGCACGGTGCAGTTCAAGGACGGCGACACCAACCTCGGCGCACCGGTTGCCGTTGTCGACGGAACAGCCTCACTCACCCGTAGCTACGACGCTTCCGGCACCCACAGCTTCACCGCAGTCTTCACCGGCGAGGCCGGCTACGGCGATTCCGTCTCCACCGCAACCCAACTCGACGTCAGTGACCCCGACTGGGGCACCACGACAACAGTTGTCGAGCCCCTCACCGCCGTTGTCGGTGAACCGACCAACCTCTCGGCCACCGTCTCCCCCATCCCGAGCAGCGGAACCGTCACGTTCAAGGTCGACGGCATCGATGTCGGTACGGCACCCGTCGGCACCGGTGACGGCGTCGCGATCCTCCCGCACACCTTCACATCAGCAGGCGCAGCAGCCGTGACAGCCGAGTTCTCCGGCGGAACCGGATTCATCGAGTCCACGTCCACTTCGTTCACCGTGAACGTGACCGCCCCCGAACCCGCCCGCGCGGACACCACGACAACCCTGACCGTCAGTGGCTCTGCCCTGGTCGGACAGGCAGTGCAACTCAAGGCCACCGTTGCACCCGGAACGGCAAACGGCATGATCCAGTTCAAGTCCGGCACGACTCCCATCGGCGCACCGGTTCCCGTCGTCAACGGCGTCGCGACGCTCACACACACCTTCGACGACGAGGGAACGTTCGGCATCACGGCCGGCTTCGTCGGCGACACCGGTTGGAAGAACTCCGTTTCCGGCCCGACCGTCCTGCAGGTCGGCACCGCACCAACTGACGGCGGCGGCACCGGAAGCGTGGATACCGGATCGCTCAGCGGTCTCATCCCGCTCTTCGGAAGCTAG
- a CDS encoding Ig-like domain-containing protein, translating into MFVHSRRRIAAPIAVTALAGGVILAGIPASAAPVTSTFGTSCLATPSAVAGPTTESQSGSVIVDAPDSVAAGETFEVTIQPGPIAFPGSASGATVQNVSRIKVDVDVPANATLVEATIVPGTSVGLSGVAPNILRVNENGNVDSNGTILRLSGNNQVIGNSPSSSINSEGGIVVKATGKNIDGSNNADGYTQFQLPQVKAVLKAGASGEVAMKVRTGGSAGTWNNDRNFLTFLPKATLVITAWAPTRCTPRDAENGPLNSGAGPLATTRIIEADKATTTTVVGPANAKNGTPVTLSANVSGGANGGTVQFFDGDNPLGDAVPVAAGSASISPTFTEDGPHSITASYSGTTGFLASTSVSAKIVTVTTDAPPDAVTTTATVSPSTAKVGQDVNLTAKVDPQGTGGTVDFIVDGTETLTATVGTDGVAIAPYTFTSTGTHKVVAKFTGSPGFAPSAAPAFPVSVTTPAPADVETTTVLGEVGTVQKNTPVTLKATIDPAGATGKVQFKVGDTLIGGPVDVVNGVATVPATFYNSGTYSVTAEFVGASGYTSSASAPQTLTVPGDPDGGTGGGTGSLDLGTLFGSLGG; encoded by the coding sequence ATGTTCGTGCATTCCAGACGCCGCATCGCGGCGCCGATCGCCGTCACGGCACTCGCCGGTGGCGTCATCCTCGCGGGAATCCCCGCATCAGCCGCCCCGGTGACATCAACCTTCGGAACAAGTTGCCTCGCAACCCCGTCCGCTGTCGCCGGCCCGACCACGGAGTCCCAGTCCGGCTCGGTCATCGTCGACGCACCGGACAGCGTCGCGGCCGGTGAAACATTCGAAGTCACCATCCAACCCGGCCCCATCGCATTCCCCGGATCCGCTTCGGGGGCGACCGTCCAGAACGTCTCCCGCATCAAAGTCGACGTCGACGTTCCCGCAAACGCCACCCTCGTGGAAGCCACCATCGTTCCCGGGACCTCCGTGGGACTCAGCGGTGTCGCACCGAATATCCTGCGCGTCAACGAGAACGGCAACGTCGATTCCAACGGAACGATTCTCCGGCTATCGGGAAACAATCAGGTGATCGGAAACAGCCCGAGCTCGAGCATCAACTCCGAGGGTGGAATCGTCGTCAAGGCGACCGGCAAGAACATCGACGGCTCCAACAACGCCGACGGTTACACCCAGTTCCAGCTCCCCCAGGTCAAGGCCGTTCTCAAAGCCGGCGCCTCGGGAGAGGTAGCCATGAAGGTCCGCACCGGCGGTAGCGCGGGAACGTGGAACAACGATCGCAACTTCCTCACGTTCCTCCCCAAGGCCACCCTGGTGATCACCGCGTGGGCACCCACCCGGTGCACCCCGCGTGACGCGGAGAACGGCCCCCTCAACAGCGGCGCAGGCCCCCTCGCCACAACCCGAATCATCGAGGCGGACAAAGCAACCACCACAACGGTGGTCGGACCGGCCAACGCCAAGAACGGAACCCCGGTCACGCTGTCGGCCAACGTGAGCGGCGGCGCAAACGGGGGAACAGTCCAGTTCTTCGACGGCGACAACCCTCTCGGGGACGCGGTACCGGTAGCGGCCGGATCGGCCAGCATCTCCCCGACCTTCACCGAGGACGGACCGCACTCCATCACCGCGAGTTACAGCGGCACAACCGGATTCCTGGCGTCGACCTCCGTGTCGGCCAAGATCGTGACCGTCACGACGGACGCACCGCCTGACGCCGTGACCACTACCGCAACGGTGTCGCCGTCGACCGCGAAGGTCGGTCAGGACGTGAACCTCACCGCCAAGGTCGATCCTCAGGGAACCGGCGGCACCGTCGACTTCATCGTCGACGGCACCGAAACGCTCACTGCCACGGTCGGAACCGACGGAGTTGCCATCGCGCCGTACACCTTCACCTCCACCGGAACGCACAAGGTTGTCGCGAAGTTCACCGGCTCACCCGGGTTCGCGCCGTCCGCTGCCCCGGCATTCCCGGTCAGCGTCACGACGCCGGCTCCGGCTGACGTCGAGACGACCACGGTTCTGGGCGAAGTCGGAACCGTCCAGAAAAACACCCCCGTGACGCTCAAGGCAACGATCGATCCGGCCGGCGCCACCGGCAAGGTCCAGTTCAAGGTCGGTGACACCCTGATCGGCGGACCGGTCGACGTGGTCAACGGCGTCGCAACGGTGCCGGCGACGTTCTACAACTCCGGGACCTACAGTGTCACTGCCGAATTCGTGGGCGCTTCAGGCTACACATCTTCGGCATCCGCGCCGCAGACCCTGACCGTCCCCGGTGATCCGGACGGCGGAACCGGTGGCGGAACCGGAAGCCTCGACCTCGGCACCCTCTTCGGGTCGCTCGGAGGCTGA